The stretch of DNA AAtgtcccgatcccataagaataagaggttttgatgggtccttgaccccactcacgaataaacgtgtgagttttaatttcttttttaccAAAAACTTTCAATGAACCATATATATATCACGGAAgcaattcgtaagaggagtaaaattatACGGTGACAAATCGTGAAGTCTTTTCATGAAccaaaattttcaccttcgggaccgtgatggcgcgtaacatttcacttgctaggcaagccaatgttagaataatataatctattttaaaacaatttttaaatttattaataataaagaaacaaatgcggaagtaaagtcttaaatgtagtgaataatccataaaaataacggtgtctaaataccatcccagaattggtatcacaagtgcacgagcttctagaataatacaaataaaggtctgaataaaataaagttgtctgaaaacaaacacacagctaaagtaaagtagacgaggacttcagaactacggacaccgtgtagttatacctcaagtctcctctggtagctgaaatccgagcaagtctatggtacactgctgggaccaactccgaaatttgcataagaagtgcagagtatagtatcagtacaatcgaccccatgtactggtaaagtgctgagcctaacctcgatgaagtagtgacgaggctaaggcgggtcacttacattaacctgtacgcaatattagtaacaacaacaataatagaaataaatcaggtaactcatttataataattgaagccaacttaacagtcataacccattattatttcaaccaatttccgttgcagcgtgcaaccgtTCCCAcgatatattcattttcaatcctctcatatatttattttaatcacgtatatatagacttttaaataagtctgttgcggcatgcaatccgatcctccaatattgaattttaaataagtctattgcggcatgcaacccgatcccccaatgtggacttttttaataagtctattgcggcgcgcaatccgatcccccaatatggactttttaataagtctgttgcggcatgcaatccgatcccccaatatagaatttttaataagtctgttgtggcgtgcaatccgatcccccaatatggactttttaatatatatatatatatatatatatattccttttcatttccgttgcggcgtgcaacccgttcccccaatataactttaaataaCTCATAAATGTAACAAACATTACTCCAACAAAtatcacgtccaatgagaaactattaagcatcaaggcacacaataattataatttatctatGAGCAAACAATAGCAATTatcaattaattatgaaaatggtGGAGAAATTTCTTCATGAGGCGACTGAAGggttggcacctcccagctaggtttgagatgaatctcctaaagTATGCTAGTTTTCCTTTCATACTTTTCAATTCATGGAATATCGCGAGGCTCAGGCATTTTCAAAATAGCAtccactttggcttgatcaatttcgatccctcgatgttagacaatgaaaccaaggaactttccagaagtaactccaaaggcacatttcaatggattcatcatAATTTGGTACCTCTGGAGCAATTCAAACACCATTCgcaagtctttcaagtggttgctcttctctcttgattttaccaccaagtcgtcaacatagcattcgacattcttgtggagaagattatcaaaaatattctgcatagccTTTTGGTAAGTAGCACCAGCGCTCTTCAAGCCAAAAcgcattaccttgtagcaataaatatCCTTGGGGGTACCGAATGCACTAAGATCTTTATGTTTTGGCGCCATGCGAATTTagttataacctaatgaaccgcCCATAAATGACATTGCCTCGTACCCAGTAGTAGCGTCGATCATTAGCTCTGGAATAGGAAACATGAATTCATTCCTAAAATATCTTTTATGATTCCTTTCCGTTCATATGGGAGAAATTAATAACTGCTAGCGTATATACAATCAGACCTTTCTATAATAGCATCCCTATATAATattcattcactataaaagtcaagttttccTCCGAACcgattttttaagttatatttaACCTCTATATAACAACATCCATATATAATattcattcactataaaagtcaagttttccTCTGAaccaattttttaaattatatttaacctctctataacaactttTTACCTATAATAGCCACATCCATATTTATAACAGAATGCTCTTTGTAAAATAACCCTCTATAACATTCATATAGAATTTTTAAGATTACTACTAAGAATTCTAAAAATATGTACACAATCTTTTCCATTAAATAAATTTTCTATCTTGCATAATATATAAGATTTAAAGATTTGCATATGATATCTTTTCCACTggacaaaattcaaaaaatatttagatagaaaCTATATAGATTGTCTTCAAGGGAAAGCTAATGGGTACCTTTATGCTGAAAATTTGGACACGaaccttcgccaattcaagcgttatattagtaagagaatgaaatctacgaaacaagctacaattacaaagtttTTCCATCAATTTTGAAagaaagtattttctaggtagCTTTAAAATGTCAGCCTTAGAGTTTAAATATGTATAggtttagttatgaatttattaataatttattagctttcttcaatatttaatatttaactagtgaaatatgcatatcttttgagattttaaatttgaatagttttcttatcttttatatgcaacattaaaaaaaaagaaaaatttattttttgattatttttatCTATAATAGTCAAAAATTATTTAAACGTCAAATGTTATTATAGGTGTATAACAATCATTTActataaaagtcaaaaaatatcgAAATAAATGAGCCTGTTATAGAGAGGGTTAGAGTGTATATGTTATTACTTTTTGAACGGCCGCCACGATCCTAAAAGCCTCAACTCAGAAAAAAGGAcaaaagaaaaagataataaGAATTAAACATCGTTTTGACCGATGACCGTATGTTTAATGGAACTAAGTCGCAAGttctttccaaaaaaaaaaattaaaaaaaaaatttcctGCCTTGTCACCTTGTGTACGAAGTGCAATACAGTCCGATTAATAATTTATCCGTTCCAATTTGTTTGATGCAGTTTGAATTTTGAgaattaaacttttaaattttgacGGTAAATTTTAACGTAGAATCTTTGAgtttgttgaaataaattgtacatatttaaaaactacatAGAAAAAATTATAAGTCACAAACTCAAAATATTTTAAAGGTATATAAAAAAATTGCGATCAAAGAAAAATTTATTTGTCGGAACAAATTAGGACAGTAGGAGCACTCtttatttgttttttgtttttttttggtgTAAAGAAAAATTCTTTTATTTGTTTCTCTTCGTACTTGCCATGGATAGAGATCTAATGCATGCCTGAGACCATCGTTAGGGATCATTACACAAATACCAGGCCTAGACATTTATATTTTTTAGttgatatacatatattatatactaaTCTTATATTGttatatacaaattatatatGAAATATACAATATACATCCACGGTTAATTCGTTATTCTATCGTAGAATGGTACTCCCTCCGTCCTTCTTTTGTTGTCAAGGTACTAAAATTTGGCTCAAAGTACTTGTTAGGTTAGAGAATCAAGAtagaattaattaattttttcacTTTGCCCTTAATATAAATTGTTACTAAAAGTAAATAATATCAATTGTTCCGATAGCAGTTTTTTGTGAACTTTGTACATATTGATTACTTGGTTAATAAAATTCTTTACCTACCCAAGAAAATAGAGTAAACAATTATTGAAGAGAGATAAACCGGTAAACTAGTCAAAAAGCATTTCTTATATATATGATTTCAGGCATGCAAATAAAAAACATGACAATTAAAAGGAGACGGAAGGAGTAGAAGCCAGGAGCGATCTTTTTACAATGGCTCCCatggtttatttttattttattttgccaATACAATTAGTAAAAATGGTACTATTTCGAACCATAGTTTGGCCACACAAACAAGTAAGATATATAGAAATAGAGCAGTGACAACTCTTTTGGTCCCAACTTAATTATTGCAGATCATTATAAAGGATAGAGATATTAATAGCGCATGGAAGTCAAACTGACTTGGTTGATGGAGAAGTCGTCCACCAACGAATTTTGTCTAAGGAAGAAAGCAACTAGTAACAGTACTGGTAGTTGATTTTTTATGGAATAAAGCTTTAAGTTTGTGATCGTCTTGAAAGGTAAAAGCGGCCGGCAATTTTAGTCATTAAAAATAATAAACAGACTCCACAATAGACTTGTTCCACTAGCACAGAATTATAACTCTTCATTTCATGTACCTTAATTTTCGGCTGGTCAAAATTGACACATAAATACTGGCTAGGTCTTTCACTCTTCTTGTCAAACATCGCCATTCAAATTTAATATCCATCCTATGACTTGGTTGCAATTATGATAAACTTCGTGGgttaattaaatatttatgtaTTATGATTGCTTCTAGAGTTTAATCATGAGAAGAAAACTAATACAAACTTTTTTTTGGTCAAACCATCCACCAATACTTTCACCTTTCGTGGCGGTGGGGGTTTGGAATTAGCCTAAGAAAACTAACACAAACTGAATTGTAATTTATACTTCTTAAATTGTTGCTTCAAATCGAGTGTTTCCATATTCCaaattgagtttttttttttggttctttACTTTTTTTCTTTGTGGGAAATCATTAtgcattgttttatttaatttttttcataCAAAATACCAAAAATTATATAGTATGCAGGTGAATCTTAATTCATATGTATTCCAAGGAAATGATGATGAAAATTCAGAAGCATTTCAATTTCTAACTTCTAGAGTTTATATGATAAATCATCCTTTTCCGAAGCATAAGTAGTCCACGAGGACATTGAAAATCAATATTTGTTTCACGTTCTTATCACCATAATTAGTTAGGTTATTGTGTTTTAAGTTTGGTGGCTCTTAGTACTCTATATTGTTATCTCAAGCTAGCAGGAATAGATATTCATATATAACAGAATGATACACTTAAATATAAGTTTGAATTTTATATACTGAGAGTACCAAATTTTAACAATGAAatcatataatatataattacatCTAATTCTCTATATTTACTAGCTATTATTTTTTCATAAAGAAGTATTAATTAATAACCttaaaaaatagataaatatTTAACGTCTTGCAAATTTTGTCATGAATTAGTTGAGGTCTTGAGGAGTATAAAACTTTTCTAGCTAGGTGAAGAAATCGATAGACTAAGGTTATATGACGACTATTAGTAGTAAGGTACTAAAGTTGCTGGGTCGTATGCACTTTGCTTTCTCCAAATTAGGAATTCAATGTCACGTGGCAGTCAGCAAAATACTGAACTAAAGACAATTGGGGGTGGGTTTAAATTTACTGGGACCAGAAAGAATGAATTTATTCAAGCCTACTAAGTCGTAAATGGTGATGATAATAATGATCACAAGCGCAAATAACAGACTAAAGACTTATTCCATTTCAGTGATATTATTTGGTCCCTAGAACAATGAAGTCAATACGAATGACTTGACTACGATTACCATCATAGCTATAAGTCTAGTCGAGCCTCCTGATTAGTGTCACCTTTTTACTATATAAATACAGTCTATACCTAATACCATTGAGTAACCCCTATATCTCTCTAAGCTAACTCATCcccaagaagaagaaaaagaactgaagattatttttaaaattaaaaaaaaactataTATGGAAGTGGAAAACTTGAGTTGCATAGTTACAATTAGTAGTTACAAAGAAGAAGAGGCAGATGAGGAGGATGTTATGCTTCCAGGGTTCAGATTCCATCCAACAGATGAAGAACTTGTAGGGTTTTATCTTCGGAGGAAAGTTGAGAAAAGGCCCGTCACTATTGAACTCATCAAACAGATTGACATCTACAAATATGACCCTTGGGATCTTCCCAGTATGTATCTACTCAAATCTCTCTACTAAATATCATATGTATTACTTTCATATTCTTATACTTTAGCCATGACTCCTTTTTCTTGAGACATATATTAGCTTAATTGCTAGCCAAACATGTGATTCAGATCTAGTTGTCCTTTTTATGTTTCcacataattttatatatatatagtactcTTAAACCTTTGTTATTCCTACAGAAGTTCAAGACTAATATTATTTGGAAACCCTTAAGATACAATAGGGAAAAATTgaaacaaaagaagaagttagCTAGAGATTTGTGGTTTCCCCACTGCTTCTGATGTATTTTTAATTTGGTGAACGTGCAGAGTCTAGCAACATGGGAGACAAGGAATGGTACTTCTTTTGCAAAAGAGGCAGAAAATATAGAAATAGTATTAGACCAAACAGAGTGACTAGTTCCGGATTCTGGAAGGCTACTGGTATTGACAGACCTATTTATTCTAGTGTTGGACAAGGCCGTCGTCATGAATGTATTGGGCTGAAGAAGTCGTTGGTTTACTACCGTGGGAGTGCAGGAAAAGGCACCAAAACTGATTGGATGATGCACGAGTTTCGACTTCCTGCCGAAAATGATAAATCCACAAAACATATTGAAGCTAAAAGCATTGCTCAAGAAGCTGTAAGCAAATCTATATACTAGTGATTACTCTCTTTCTTTTATCCCATTGAGGAATTTACTAGCTACTAGCTAGTTATCTTTGTTGAAGTATCAGAGAAGCATCTTTTTATATAGTTATGTCTCAACACATCCCCTTAAGTGTGGGCGATGAGATTGAATCAGAACCTTTCTCATTTAAAAGTTTAAGCAGTTTGAAAGAACACAACTTTTAACTGCTCTCGATCAACAGTCTACGTTCAAGCAATTGTTCTAAGTAAATTTTTGGTTTCTTGGCGTTTGCAGGAAGTTTGGACACTCTGCAGAATCTTTAAGCGAAATGGGTCATATAGGAAGTGCCTTCCGGAATGGAGATCTGTAGCAGCAGCAAAGCGACACCCAACTGATACAAGTTCAAAAACATGCAGCGCTGATTCTTCAGATTATATAATTAGCTTTGGTGCTCCCGTTATGAGGCCGCACAATAATATCACTGAGATCAAACCCTTTAGCGGTCATGTTCATGACATATCAAATAATAGCCAGCTGCTTATGGGTCAATTAAGTTCAGTGCGTCAAGCACCTTCCGTATCCCACTCGAGCTATGGTCACACTTTAGCTCCGGACATGAATGAGTTGCTGTTAAAGCATGGAGATTGGGATGAACTTACATCTTTTTTAGATCTTGCCGTTGATCCGTTGTTCTGACTTTGTAAAGTAACATACATATTTAACGGCATTTCCTATACTGAAATAACAGAAAACTTCAGCAAAATTTCTTTATCTTATGTGCATATTGTTAGAACTTTCCTTATACTTGTGTGGCCCAATAGAGTTATATACgcccataattaatatttaatcaaACAGCATATCTCGTCCGTTCAACTGTTTAGGACGTACCAAATTAAatcttattttttataaattgGCCCTCCCTCCACTCATTAAGATTGCCACCACATATTCTCTACACAACTTTATCACTAACAACTGTGGTAACGTAAGGCTAGGTCAAGGAGGTTGAAACCGATTCGCCGATTAACGCTTTCGCTTTGCGATAATTGCTTCCGCATCAGATATATTTTCCTATAAAATCATCTCTATAAGATTGTCATATTCAAGATTTTGATGCGCGtgaaatttatatttatatttggtagcAGAGCATGTCATTTGAATTCATAATCTTCGTGAAAGAATATAATGTTAACCACCATATATGTATAACGTGCGTTTATGTATATGATTTCTGTATATATTTTCGGACTTCATGATCTTTATGCAATTAATTGAATACTGTTAAGATAATTTTGAT from Nicotiana tomentosiformis chromosome 11, ASM39032v3, whole genome shotgun sequence encodes:
- the LOC104088332 gene encoding transcription factor JUNGBRUNNEN 1 codes for the protein MEVENLSCIVTISSYKEEEADEEDVMLPGFRFHPTDEELVGFYLRRKVEKRPVTIELIKQIDIYKYDPWDLPKSSNMGDKEWYFFCKRGRKYRNSIRPNRVTSSGFWKATGIDRPIYSSVGQGRRHECIGLKKSLVYYRGSAGKGTKTDWMMHEFRLPAENDKSTKHIEAKSIAQEAEVWTLCRIFKRNGSYRKCLPEWRSVAAAKRHPTDTSSKTCSADSSDYIISFGAPVMRPHNNITEIKPFSGHVHDISNNSQLLMGQLSSVRQAPSVSHSSYGHTLAPDMNELLLKHGDWDELTSFLDLAVDPLF